One genomic window of Devosia salina includes the following:
- a CDS encoding metallophosphoesterase family protein, with protein sequence MITLAHISDIHLSPLPEVGLRDLLGKRLTGFLNWKLKRHGEMNTETLSRLVAHMQEQNADFTAVTGDLTNLALNSEVERAGQWLRALGGPERTAVCPGNHDAYVPGALDFARDQWGDYLRGETVEGEAFPFVRRVGEMAIISCSSAVPTPPFMAIGRFEEKQAARLARILKLLGDAGYFRVVLIHHPPNAELQHPSFGLKGHRIFRQVIASEGAEMILHGHTHRSSIHHIPGKAHEVPVIGVAAASAAQGGTLDDPARYNLFRIEKIGEEWRCTMREYGFQRLGADIVMRMQMRIY encoded by the coding sequence ATGATCACCCTGGCGCACATTTCCGATATCCACCTCTCCCCGCTGCCCGAGGTGGGCCTTCGAGACCTGCTGGGCAAACGCCTGACCGGTTTTCTCAACTGGAAGCTCAAGCGCCACGGCGAGATGAACACCGAAACGCTGTCGCGCCTCGTCGCGCACATGCAGGAACAGAACGCCGACTTCACCGCCGTGACCGGCGACCTGACCAATCTGGCGCTCAATAGCGAAGTCGAGCGTGCCGGTCAGTGGCTCCGGGCCCTCGGGGGACCCGAGCGCACCGCCGTCTGCCCAGGCAATCACGACGCCTATGTGCCCGGGGCCCTGGATTTTGCCAGGGATCAGTGGGGTGATTACTTAAGGGGCGAAACGGTGGAAGGCGAAGCCTTCCCGTTCGTGCGCCGCGTGGGCGAGATGGCCATTATATCCTGCTCCAGCGCCGTGCCGACCCCGCCCTTCATGGCCATCGGTCGCTTCGAGGAGAAGCAGGCAGCCCGCCTGGCGCGCATTCTCAAGCTCCTGGGCGATGCGGGCTATTTCCGTGTCGTCTTGATCCACCACCCGCCCAATGCCGAACTGCAGCATCCCTCCTTCGGCCTCAAGGGGCACCGCATCTTCCGCCAGGTCATCGCCAGCGAGGGCGCAGAGATGATCCTGCACGGCCACACCCATCGCTCTTCCATCCACCATATCCCGGGCAAGGCGCACGAGGTCCCGGTGATCGGCGTCGCCGCCGCAAGCGCCGCGCAGGGCGGCACGCTGGACGACCCGGCGCGCTACAATCTCTTCCGCATCGAGAAGATCGGCGAAGAGTGGCGCTGCACCATGCGTGAATACGGCTTCCAGCGTCTGGGCGCCGACATCGTCATGCGCATGCAGATGCGCATCTACTGA
- a CDS encoding DUF1801 domain-containing protein — protein MTKPTTIDAYNAAQADDFRIICDELRDIIDHHLPEAESKIWHAHPVWFLDGNPIVGYSKLKGPVRLLFWSGQSFETPGLEPEGTFKAAEKRYTSSAQINSNELVSWLEEARTIQWDYKNIVKRRGRLERLT, from the coding sequence ATGACCAAGCCCACAACCATCGACGCCTATAACGCAGCACAAGCGGATGATTTTCGCATCATCTGCGACGAGTTACGCGACATCATCGACCATCACCTGCCCGAAGCCGAGAGCAAGATCTGGCACGCCCACCCGGTCTGGTTTCTCGATGGCAACCCCATCGTGGGCTATTCCAAGCTCAAGGGGCCCGTGCGACTGCTGTTCTGGAGCGGCCAGTCCTTCGAGACGCCCGGCCTGGAACCCGAAGGCACGTTCAAGGCCGCCGAAAAACGCTACACATCGTCCGCACAGATAAATTCCAACGAATTGGTCAGTTGGCTCGAAGAGGCCCGCACCATCCAGTGGGACTACAAGAACATCGTCAAGCGCCGAGGCCGGCTCGAACGACTCACCTAG
- a CDS encoding glutathione S-transferase family protein, translated as MIPTITAFEKSPDGGQGLARDMRVRWALEEVGQPYEVRLVPFNGLRQEAHVSRNPFGQIPTFEAGGLILFESGAIILHIAETHAGLLPTDAEARSRAIMWMFAAVSTVEPPIVEREQADFTDRGQSWYSPERFAQMEDRIRVRLAQLAARLGDADWLDGEFSAGDLMMVMVLRRADEWLLAEFPPLVAYVERGKARPAYRRAFAAQWAINGEGRCQTS; from the coding sequence ATGATCCCAACCATCACCGCTTTCGAAAAGTCGCCAGACGGAGGGCAGGGTCTGGCCCGGGACATGCGCGTGCGCTGGGCGCTGGAGGAGGTCGGACAGCCCTATGAGGTGCGGTTGGTGCCGTTCAATGGGCTCAGGCAGGAAGCGCATGTGTCGCGAAATCCCTTCGGGCAGATCCCGACATTCGAGGCAGGAGGCCTGATCCTGTTCGAGAGCGGGGCCATCATCCTGCACATCGCAGAGACCCATGCGGGTCTGTTGCCCACCGACGCCGAGGCGCGGTCGCGGGCCATCATGTGGATGTTTGCGGCGGTCAGCACGGTGGAGCCGCCCATTGTGGAGCGCGAGCAGGCCGATTTCACCGATCGGGGACAGAGCTGGTATAGCCCGGAGCGTTTCGCGCAGATGGAGGATCGTATCCGGGTACGACTCGCGCAGCTTGCGGCGCGGCTTGGCGATGCCGATTGGCTCGACGGTGAATTCAGCGCCGGTGACCTGATGATGGTGATGGTGCTGCGGCGGGCAGACGAGTGGTTGCTGGCCGAGTTTCCGCCGCTGGTGGCTTATGTCGAGCGCGGCAAGGCGCGGCCAGCCTACAGGCGGGCTTTTGCGGCGCAATGGGCGATCAATGGCGAGGGCCGGTGCCAGACTAGCTAG
- a CDS encoding MFS transporter codes for MQPIVRPTPILAAFSILLSVAFLIMGNGLQLMLLPIRGGIEGFSSFQIGLLGSGYFLGFVLGCALTPRMIIRVGHIRTFAALVAVASAAALGYPMAVDALVWVALRMITGFCLAGLYLVVESWLNDQATNETRGVLISTYVTVNFTVITVGQMMVTLFQPSSFMLFSIASVLVSLAAVPIVMTRSSQPPPITVVRFRPRRMFRLSPTGTVSIFLIGLATGSFWALAPSYASMVSGSVSDAALFMSAAVLGGAVAQVPAGRLSDRTDRRKILIALAACCAIVGIALVMTTGTSIYWMGLGAVFGAGLLPSYAIAAAHVFDFAERADYVEISAGLLLLNGMGSTIGPLLSSTCIELWGPQGFFVANATIQIALIGFVAFRLSQREGLPMEEKQTFDLGTSAAVAVVGDEDAVQMSDLVVQETK; via the coding sequence ATGCAGCCAATCGTCAGGCCAACGCCGATATTGGCAGCGTTCTCCATTCTGTTGAGCGTTGCCTTCCTGATCATGGGAAATGGGTTGCAACTCATGCTGTTACCCATACGCGGCGGGATCGAGGGCTTCAGTTCCTTTCAGATCGGGTTGCTGGGTTCGGGGTATTTTCTCGGCTTCGTACTCGGCTGCGCGCTGACGCCGCGCATGATCATCCGCGTGGGTCACATCCGCACCTTTGCCGCCCTTGTCGCGGTCGCCTCGGCTGCGGCGCTGGGCTATCCAATGGCCGTGGACGCGCTTGTGTGGGTCGCCCTGCGCATGATCACCGGCTTCTGCCTGGCTGGCCTCTACCTGGTTGTCGAGAGCTGGCTGAATGATCAGGCCACCAACGAGACCCGCGGCGTTCTGATCTCAACCTATGTGACGGTGAATTTTACGGTCATCACCGTCGGTCAGATGATGGTGACGCTGTTCCAGCCCTCTTCGTTCATGCTGTTTTCGATCGCTTCGGTTCTGGTTTCGCTGGCAGCGGTGCCCATCGTGATGACGCGGTCTAGCCAGCCCCCACCAATCACTGTCGTGCGCTTTCGCCCTCGGCGCATGTTCCGGCTGTCGCCCACCGGAACGGTCTCCATCTTCCTGATCGGCCTGGCGACGGGCTCGTTCTGGGCGCTGGCGCCCTCCTATGCCAGCATGGTCAGCGGCAGCGTCAGCGATGCGGCCCTGTTCATGAGTGCCGCAGTCCTGGGCGGCGCGGTTGCGCAGGTCCCGGCGGGCAGGCTTTCGGACCGCACAGATCGGCGGAAGATACTCATAGCCCTCGCGGCCTGCTGCGCAATCGTCGGGATTGCACTGGTGATGACGACGGGCACCTCCATCTACTGGATGGGACTTGGCGCGGTCTTCGGCGCGGGCCTGCTACCGAGCTATGCCATTGCGGCGGCGCATGTGTTCGATTTTGCCGAGCGGGCCGACTATGTGGAGATTTCGGCCGGACTGCTGCTGCTCAACGGCATGGGGTCGACCATTGGCCCGCTCTTGTCATCGACCTGTATCGAGCTTTGGGGTCCCCAGGGCTTCTTCGTCGCCAATGCCACAATACAGATTGCGTTGATCGGTTTCGTGGCGTTCCGGCTGAGCCAGCGCGAGGGCCTGCCCATGGAAGAAAAGCAGACCTTCGACCTGGGAACCAGTGCGGCGGTCGCCGTGGTGGGGGACGAGGATGCCGTTCAGATGAGCGATCTTGTCGTTCAGGAAACCAAATAG